The genomic segment ATTCGGCTGCTTATAACATTGCCATAGCCGTTTACCTGACTGGACGAATCAACGAAGCAGCTTTGTCACAAAGCCTTCAGGAAATTATCAAACGTCATGAAGTTCTGCGGATGAGTTTCAAGGCAATGGATGGGCAACCAATGCAAGTTATCCATCCAGAGATAGATTGGCAATTAGGGGATTGCAAAACCGTTAAAAAATCATCAATTCAAGATTATTTAACTGACGAAGCGCAGCAGATTTTCGATTTAGAAGACGGAGGTTTATTGCGAGCTAAATTGGTGCGTGTGGGAGAAGAGGAAAACATCTTGCTTCTCGTCATGCACCATATCGTCTCGGATGGCTGGTCGATCGGCATTTTTATCCGAGAAATAGTAGCGCTTTACGAAGCTTTTTCTAGGGGAAAACCTTCTCCGCTGGCGAAATTACCGATTCAGTATAAAGATTTTGCCTATTGGCAACAGCAACAGCAAGTTGAAGTGTTCCAAACGCAGCTTGCTTACTGGAAACACCAGTTAGCTGGCAATCTTCCCGTACTGAATCTACCAACAGATCGTGCGCGATCGCCAGTCACGACTTTTCGAGGCGCTAAGCAAACTTTAGCTTTTCCAAAAGTTCTCAGGCAAGCAATTTTAGAGCTAAGTCAGCAAGAAAGTGCCACCTTATTTATGACTTTGCTGGCGGCATTTAAAACATTGCTATATCGCTATACAGAGCGAGAAGATATTCTCGTGGGGTCGCCTATTGCTAACCGCAACCGCAAGGAAATAGAAGGATTAATTGGCTTTTTTGTCAATACTTTGGTGTTGCGAAGTAACTTGGGTGGCAATCCCAGTTTTAGAGAGTTATTGCGGCGAGTCCGCAAGGTGGCTTTGGAGGCTTACGCTCACCAAGATTTGCCGTTTGAAAAGTTGGTGGAGTTACTGCACCCAGAACGAGATTTAAGTCACACGCCGCTGTTTCAGGTAATGTTCGCTCTCCAGAATTTCCCATTGCCAGCACAACAAATACCCGGTCTTAGTTGGCGCGTTGAAGAAATCGATCATAAAACGGCGAAGTTCGATTTAACTTTATTTGTGGAAGATACGGGACGGGAACTAATCGGAACTGTGGAATACAACACAGATCTGTTTAATGCAGATACGATTACCCGGATGTTAGGGCATTTTTCGACTTTGCTGGAAGGTATCGTTGAAAATCCCGATCGAGCTATTTCCGATCTACCTTTGTTGACGGAAGCCGAACGGCAACAAATTTTGATAAATTGGAACGATACCAAAACAGAATTCCCGTCAAATGTTTGCATTCACAAACTGTTTGAAGCTCAGGTAGAAAGAACGCCAGATGCGATTGCTGTTGTCTGCCAAGATGACAAACTAACTTACCGAGAACTAAACCAAAGGGCAAATCAGCTAGCACATTACCTGCAAAATTTAGGCGTGAAGCCAGAAGTTTTGGTTGGCATTTGCGTAGAGCGATCGCTTGAAATGCTCGTTGGGCTTTTGGGCATCTTGAAAGCGGGCGGCGCTTACGTACCTCTAGATCCTAGCTATCCAAAAGAGCGATTGGCGTTCATGTTGGAGGATGCAAAACCACCCATTTTGCTGACTCAACAGCGCTTATTAGATAGAATACCTCACCACTCAGCAAAGGTTATATGTTTGGATAGAGATTGGCAAGAAATTGCTGTCACAAGTTGCGATAATTGCCTTAGCAATGTCAGTGCTGAAAACTTAGCCTACGTTATTTATACTTCCGGTTCTACAGGTAAGCCGAAAGGAACTTTAATTCAGCATCAAGGACTGGCAAACTATCTGAATTGGTGTACTCAAGCATATATTGTCGAGCGAGGAGAAGGAGCGACAGTTCACTCTTCAATTTCCTTCGATATGACGATTACAGGGCTATTTTCGCCTTTATTGGTAGGTCGGAGCGTCGAACTTCTTCCGGAAGATAAAGGTATAGAAAGTCTTGCTGCTGCTTTGCGAAATGGATCGAATTTTAGCCTTGTCAAAATTACACCAGCCCAGTTAGAATTACTCAGTCACCAGTTATCCCCTCAAGAAGCAGCAGGTCGAACGAGAGCATTTATTATTGGTGGGGAAAATCTGTTAGCACAGACAACAGCTTTCTGGCAAAAATATGCGCCAGAAACGATGTTAATCAATGAATACGGCCCGACAGAAACGGTAGTTGGTTGTTGCGTTTATCAAGTCACCGAAAAAGATCGATCGGGGTCTATTCCGATCGGTCGTCCCATTGCCAACACTCAACTTTACATTTTAGACCGGAATCTTCAACCCGTACCTGTCGGAATTACAGGGGAATTGTATATCGGTGGCGCGGGTGTGGCGAGGGGTTATTTACATCGTCCCGAACTCACTAGCGAACGCTTTATTGCTAATCCTTTTGTGGCGGGAGAAAGGCTTTACAAAACAGGCGATTTGGCGCGTTATCGTGCTGATGGAATTATCGAATATTTTGGTAGAATTGACCATCAGGTGAAGATTCGCGGTTTCCGGATCGAACTATCGGAAATTGAAGCGGTGTTGAGTCAGCATTCCAAGGTGCGGGAATGTGCAGTTTTGGCAAAATGCGATCGCCTCATCGCTTATGCAGTTCTCCATCCTGGAGAAAATCTCACCATTAGTGAATTGCGAACCTATTTGGCAGAAAAATTGCCAGAATACATGGTGCCATCTGCCTTGGTGACGTTGGATGAAATGCCGCTGACGGTGAATGGTAAAGTCGATCGTCAGGCGTTACCTGTAACGGAAAGTCTGCGTCCAGAATTAGAAGTTGCCTATGTTTCGCCGCAAACTGAACTGCAACAAATTATCGCCACCATCTGGCAAGAAGTATTGCGTTTAAAAAAAGTGGGTATTTATGACAACTTTTTCGACCTCGGCGGACATTCATTGTTGATAGTCCAAGTTCATAGCAGAGTACAAGCGAAGTTGGAGAAAAACATTTCGATGGTTGAGATGTTTAAATATCCCACGATCGAATCATTGGCCAAACATTTAAGTCCTCAACGAGAAGAAAAGCCAATATTCCAAGAAATTAGCGATTCAGCTCAAAAGCAAAGATTGGCTTTGAGTCGTCAAAAACAATTAATGAAACAAGTGAGATGGGGAAATGAGTGAGGAGTTAGAAAGCATAGCGATCGTCGGTATGGCGGGTCGCTTTCCGGGTGCGAAAAACGTTGATGAATTTTGGCAAAATATCCGGGATGGCGTTGAATCGATCGAGTTTTTCAATGATGAAGAACTGTTGGATTCGGGAATTGAGCCGGAGGAATTGCAGAAACCCAATTATATAAAAGCTGGTGCGACTTTAGGAGATATAGATTTATTCGATGCGGCCTTTTTTGGCTTTAGTCCCAGAGAAGCGGAAATGACCGATCCGCAACATCGGCTGTTTTTAGAATGCGCTTGGGAAGCATTGGAAAATGCTGGTTATAATTCGGAAACTTACCCCGGTCGAATTGGCGCTTTTGCTGGGGTTGGTTGGAACAGTTACCTGTTCAACAATCTCTATGCAAATCGCGAATTTATCGAAGCGGTTGGCGGACATCAAACTTTGATGGGAAATGACAAAGATTTCCTGACAACTCGCATTTCTTATAAGTTGAATTTGCGGGGGCCAAGTATCAATGTTCAGACTGCTTGTTCCACATCATTGGTAGCAACAAGTTTGGCTTGTTCAAGCTTGCTAAGCTATCAATGCGATATGGCTTTGGCGGGGGGAGTTTCCATATTTGTGCCGCATAAAGCGGGATATTTATATCGCGAAGGCGGGTTTTTATCTCCCGATGGACATTGCCGCGCCTTTGATGCCAAAGCACAGGGAACTGTAATTGGTAATGGTGTGGGAATAGTAGTTTTGAAGAGATTATCGGATGCGATCGCAGATGGAGATTGCATTCATGCCGTCATCAAATCTGCTACTATTAATAATGATGGTGCTTTAAAAGTTGGATATACAGCGCCGAGTGTGGAGGGACAAACAAGAGCGATCGCAGAAGCAATTGCCTTAGCAGGAATTAATCCCGAAACTATTAGTTATATCGAAACTCATGGCACCGCCACACCTTTAGGAGATCCGGTAGAAATTGCCGCACTGACAGAAGCTTTTTCACTTTATACAAATAAGACAGAATTTTGTGCGATCGGTTCTGTAAAAACTAATATCGGACATTTAGATGCAGCGGCGGGTGTTGCGGGTTTAATTAAAACCGTTCTTGCTCTCAAAAATAAACAAATACCTGCTACTTTGCATTTTGAAAAGCCTAATCCAGAAATTGATTTTGACAGCAGTCCTTTTTATGTAAATACCACACTTTCTGAATGGAAAAGTAACGGCGTTCCCCGTCGCGCCGGAGTCAGTTCTTTTGGAGTTGGGGGAACGAATGCTCATGTAATTTTGGAAGAATCTCCGCTGGAAAAGCCGGGTCGCAGGGTGGCCGGGTCGCAGGGGAAAAACTATCAATTATTAGTTCTTTCTGCTAAAACTAATTCGGCATTAGAAACGGCAACCATAAATTTAGTTGATTACCTCAAGCAACATCAAGATTTAAACTTAGCAGATGTTGCTTACACATTGCAGGTAGGAAGGCGAGCTTTCAACCATCGGCGTACTGTTGTTTGTCGGGATATAGAAGATGCAATTGTCGCACTTCAAGACCCCAAAAGAGTTTTCACTAGCATCCAGGAAACAAATTCGCGTCCCGTAGCTTTTATGTTTCCCGGACTGGGAACTCAATACGTTAATATGGCGAGGGAACTTTACCAAGTTGAGCCGACATTTCGCAAAATATTCGATCGCTGTTGCGAACTTTTCCAACCTCACCTTGGTTTAGACCTGCGAGATGTCCTTTATTCCAGTGAAAACAAACTGGATAAAAGTTCGGGTTTCGATTTACGAAAAATGCTAGGTCGTGGAGAGGAAAAAACAGATGCTGCGACTGAAAAGCTCAATCAAACCTTTCTGACACAACCTGCAATTTTTGCCGTTGAATACGCTTTGGCGCAATTGTTGATTGCTTGGGGAATTCATCCTCAAGCAACGATCGGTTACAGCATTGGGGAATATGTGGCGGCGTGTTTGGCAGAGGTTTTCTCCTTAGAAGAAGCCATTACTTTGGTCGCCAAAAGAGCGAAAACGATCCAAGAATTGCCGGGGGGAGCGATGTTGGCAGTTCCTCTTTCCGAGCAAGAAGTACAGCCTTTTTTGAACGACAAACTTTCCTTATCGGCAATTAATGGAGCCTCCCTTTGTGTAATAGCAGGTGCAATAGATGCGATCGAAGAATTAGAACAACTGTTAATAGACAAAGGATTGGCTTGCCGACGAATCGTTACTTCTCATGCTTTTCATTCTTACATGATGGAGGCGATCGCACCCAGCTTACGCGAACTCGTTAAAACCTTCAATCTCAAACTCCCAAAAATTCCTTATTTATCCAACGTCACCGGCACTTGGATAACCGCAGCAGAAGCAACAAATCCCGATTATTGGGTGAAACATTTATGCCAACCGGTTCGCTTTGCCGATGGAATTCAAGAATTGTGGAAAAAACAGCATCCCATTCTATTAGAAGTTGGCCCCGGTCAAACTTTGTGCAGCTTGGCATTACAATGTATAGAAGGCGATAAAATTGCGCTTTCTTCCCTGCGTCATTCCTACGATAGGCAGTCAGATATAGCATTTTTACTGAACGCATTGGGTCAACTTTGGTTGGCAGGAGTGCAGATAGATTGGTCGGCTGTTCATGGGAATGAAAATTGCCATCGTCTACCTTTACCGACCTATCCATTTGAACGCCAACGGTATTGGATTTCTGCACAAAAACAAACGCGGCTTGTGCCGAGCTTGCAGCCATGTTTTGAGGAAAAGAATCTCTCTCCATCTCAGGAAGAGGGGAGAATAGATCGTCAAGCACCTCGGAAAAGTTATGTTGCTCCTACTAACGAAATTGAGGAAAGGATTGCTCAACTTTTCCAACAATTACTGGGTGTGGAACAGGTGGGAATTAACGACAACTTCTTCGCTTTGGGAGGACATTCGCTGCTTGGGATTCAGTTAATTTCTCAATTGCGGAAAGACTTTCAAATAGATTTATCCCTGCGTCCTCTTTTTGAAGCGCCGACGGTGGCAGAGTTGGCATTATTTATCGAAGAAATCCTGCTCGATGAGTTAGAAAAATTACCTGAAGAAGAAGTTGAAGTGCTGGTGTCAGTTTCCCAGTCACAAGCACCCAAATTTAGCAGTCAGCGACGCTACAAGTTGCCGAATAATTTGGAAATTGTCTATCAAACGAAAGCGGAAGCTGATTATTTCTATGAAGATATTTTCCAAAATCGGGTGTATCTGAAGCATGGGATTAATTTACGCGATCGCGCCATTATTTTTGATGTTGGTGCTAACATCGGTATGTTTACGCTTTTTGCGTCGCAAAACTGCAACAATCCCACCATTTACTGTTTTGAGCCAGCACCGCCTCTGTTTGAAATTTTGCGCCTGAATACCACTTTCTATGAGATAAATGCCAAGCTGTTTAATTTTGCTATATCCAACGAACCTAAAACAGCAACATTTACCTTCTATCCCAACAGTTCGGGAATGTCTTCTTTCTATGCCGATAAACAGGAAGAGAAAGAAGTTTTAAAAGCTATCATGCTCAACCAATTGGAAAATGGTATGGCAGGGATGGAACAAGTGATGGAACACGCTGATGAATTGTTAGAAGAAAGGTTTAAAGCGCAACCTTTTACTTGTCAGTTGAGAACGATTTCTGAAATCATCAGCGAAAACAACGTAGAGCGCATCGATTTACTCAAAATTGACGTTCAAAAAAGCGAATTGGATGTCCTTCAAGGCATTAAAGAAAATGATTGGCAAAAAATCCAGCAAATTGTCATTGAAGTACACGATATAGAGGGACGACTGCAACAGGTAACTAACTTGTTGAAAAACCAAGGTTATCGCGTCGAAGCCGAACAAGAAGACTTGTATGAAGGCTCAAATATTCACAACGTATATGCAATCAGAAATTCAGGAGCGTAAATATGCAAGTAGTTGGTGTTGTGGGTGCAGGAGTGATGGGAGTTGGGGTGGCGCAAAACCTCGCGCAAACAGGACATCACGTCCTTTTAATAGATGTTTCAGAAGTAATTCTGGAACGTGCCAAACAAGAAATCAAAAATAATCTCCGCTTTCAAGGTTTTTTCAAGAAAAGCGAGCCAGCCGATCGTCCCGATGAAATTCTCAATCGCATCAAATTTTCTAGTGATTATCAAGTTCTAAAAGAGGCAGAATTTGTCATTGAAAATACAACAGAAAAATGGGAAATTAAACAGGATGTTTATGGTAAAATAGATGCTATCTGCCCAAAAAATTCTGTATTTGCTGCCAATACATCAGCGATTCCGATCACTCGCATTGCTTCAGTAACCAAGCGTGCGGATAAAGTGCTTGGGATGCACTTTATGAACCCCGTGCCAATGAAGCCGATGGTGGAAGCGATCCGGGGATATCACACTTCCGAAGAAACGATCGCAACGGCGAAAAAACTTTTGGCTCAGATGGGAAAAGAGTGTATTGTTGTCAATGATGCACCGGGTTTTGTATCTAACCGCGTGCTGATGTTGACTATCAATGAAGCGATTTTCGTGCTACAAGATCGAGTGGCTTCAGCAGAAGAAGTGGATCGAATTTTCAAAACCTGTTTCGGTCACAAAATGGGGCCATTGGAAACAGCGGATTTAATTGGATTGGATACGATTCTCTATTCAATTGAAGTTTTGTACGAAAGCTTTAACGACAGTAAATACAGGCCAAGTCCGCTGCTAAAGAAAATGGTGGACGCGGGATTGCACGGTCGGAAAAGCGGACAGGGTTTCTATACCTACAATTAAAAAAGGACTTAATAAATGCAAGAAATTTCCACCAAAATCAAAGCGTTTCTATCAAAATTTTTCCGAAATTACGACCTCCAGCCTGATGAAGATATCTTTGCTGTTGGTTTTGTTAACTCCATGTTTGCCATGCAACTGGTGCTGTTTATAGAGCAAGAGTTTCAAATTGCCATTGAGAATGAAGATTTGGAATTTGACAACTTTCGGACGATCGATGCGATGACGCGGTTAATCGACAAAAAGATGGTTGTATTGGCGGGAAAATGAGAGAGTATGAAACTTGAATTGACGGTTCAGCAAAAAGAAGATCGATCGCAATTTCGAGCTTTTGTGGATGCAGAAATTGTTCCTTTGGCAAATCAATGCGATCGCGAAGAACATACCCCCATTCAGCTAATAGAAAATCTAGCTAAAAAAGGATATCTAGGTGCGATTATCCCCAAGGATTTCGGTGGGAGTGGAATGGATGCGATCGCATACGGTTTGCTCAACGAAGAAATCGGTCGCGGGTGTTCTTCGCTGCGGAGTTTGCTGACTGTTCATAACATGGTTTCTCATGCAATTCTCAAGTGGGGAAACAAGCAACAAAAAGAGTATTGGCTTCCCAAATTAGCGACAGGCGAAGTCATTGCAGCTTTCGCTTTAAGCGAAGCAAATGTAGGTAGCGATGCCAAAAGTATAGAAACTACAGCCACACTTGACGGCGACACTTATCTCTTAAACGGACAAAAGAAATGGATTACCTACGGACAAATTGCCGATATTTTTTTAGTATTCGCTCAATGTGATGGCAAACCTTCTGCCTTTTTAGTGGAAAAAAACAGTCCGGGACTTGCCATCAAACCAATCTTCGGAATGATGGGTGTAAAAGCTTCCATGCTAGCAGAATTGCACCTAGATAACTGTCAAATTCCCGCAGAAAATATCGTCGGTAAACCAGGTTTTGGTTTCTCCTACATCGCCGCTTCCGCACTCGACTATGGAAGATACAGCGTCGCCTGGGGATGCGTAGGAATTGCACAAGCTTGCTTAGAAGCTTCCCTGCAATACACCAGTCAAAGAAAACAGTTCGGCGTTTATCTCAAAGAACACCAATTAATCCGGCAAATGATAACAGAAATGACTGCCAACTTAAAAGCAGCTAGATTACTTTGTTATCAAGCTGGATATCTTAAAGATACCCGCGATCCAAAAGCTATTTTAGAAACCTCAATTGCCAAATACTTCGCCTCCACAATAGCCACCAAAGCAGCAAACGACGCCGTACAAATTCACGGTGCAAACGGATGCAGCAGCGACTACCCAGTCCAAAGATACCTCCGCGATGCCAAAATCATGGAAATCATCGAAGGTAGCACCCAAATTCAACAAATTACCATCGCCGACCACGCCTACCAAGAATATCTTATCCCCTCTGAAACCCTTTGCGTAACTTCGCGTTAACCTTTGCGTCCTTTGCGTTAAAAAAAGAATATGACTCTCACAAAAAATCTACCTATAACCAACCCAACAATCGATAAAACAGTCATCAAATGTCTAGTTTGGGACTTAGATAACACCCTATGGAACGGCGTTTTACTAGAAGGCGATCGCATCACCCTAAAAAACCAAGTTATTGATATAATCCAAACCTTAGACAATCGCGGAATCTTGCAATCCATCGCCAGCAAGAACGACCCTGAGAAAGCGATCGCGCAACTGCAAGACTTCGGCTTACACGAGTATTTCATCTATCCCCAAATCAACTGGAATTCCAAAGCATCCTCTATTCAAGAAATCGCTAAATTACTCAATATTGGTACAGATGCGATCGCCTTCATCGACGATCAACCCTTTGAACTGGAAGAAGTCAACTTTTCCCTTCCCGAAGTCCTCTGTATCAACGCCTCAGAACTAGAGGATTTGCTACAAAGAGATGAAATGAATCCTCGTTTTATTACAGAAGATTCAAAAAAGCGAAGATTAATGTATATTAGCGATTTAGAACGGCAAAACGCTGAAAAAGAATTCATTGGCCCTCAAGAAGAATTTTTAGCTACACTTAACATGACCTTTACCATCTCTTCTGCCAAAGAAGAAGATTTGCAACGCGCCGAAGAATTAACAGTACGCACACACCAATTAAACACAACAGGTTACACTTATTCCTATGACGAACTGAATCATTTTCGCCAGTCAGAAAACCACAAATTACTCATTGCCAGTTTAGAAGATAAATTTGGCAGTTACGGCAAAATTGGCTTAGCACTTGTGGAATGCCAAAACAGCGTATGGACAATCAAACTTTTGCTGATGTCCTGTCGCGTCATGTCCAGAGGCGTCGGGACAATTACGCTCAATTATATTTTGAGTTTAGCTAAACAAAATAACGTCCGGTTGCGTGCCGAGTTCGTTTCTAACAATCGCAATCGGATGA from the Aerosakkonema funiforme FACHB-1375 genome contains:
- a CDS encoding non-ribosomal peptide synthetase; translation: MTDSDNDSAKLPVGCTSFADILRYRALHQPQQRAFTFLQEVEGEETSLTYQEFDRRSRAIASQLQSLGLSGERALLLYPPGLDYLAAFFGCLYAGVIAVPAYPPRNKRNTPRIKAIASDAQAAIALTTSAIESKVKSLLEEEIGTETLQWLTTDNLDPNIEDYWQKPFIEANTLAFLQYTSGSTGEPKGVMVSHGNLLHNAAVTYRLMEHSPNSKFISWLPTYHDMGLIGGILQPLYGGFPCILMSPTSFLQRPYRWLQAISHYRGTTSGGPNFAYELCIEKITPEQRQTLDLSSWNVAFNGAEPVRHDTLERFSATFAECGFRREAFYPCYGMAEATLMVAGGIKRFSPTIKSVRASALECDRAIEVEGENEDIRSFVSCGQSIPDQEIAIVHPEKLTRCLPDEVGEIWVSGPSVAQGYWHRTQETEENFRAYLADSKQDACTTGPFLRTGDLGFCQNGELFVTGRSKDLIIIRGRNLYPTDIELSAERSHPELRSSSGAAFAVEIGNEEQLVVVQELQFRSKANVEEVIAAIRKAVSEEHEVQVYAVVLIKAGSIPKTSSGKIQRRACRSEFLAGKLDVLGSSILNCGEKGEDATRLNREAILTIAAIDRQSILESYLQEQVDRVLGIAPASADKQQPLSSFGLDSLKVFELKNRIEGDFQVAVSVADLFEGASISMLATQILAQITAGETKSLVPISPVGNIATEYPLSFAQQRLWFINKLEPNSAAYNIAIAVYLTGRINEAALSQSLQEIIKRHEVLRMSFKAMDGQPMQVIHPEIDWQLGDCKTVKKSSIQDYLTDEAQQIFDLEDGGLLRAKLVRVGEEENILLLVMHHIVSDGWSIGIFIREIVALYEAFSRGKPSPLAKLPIQYKDFAYWQQQQQVEVFQTQLAYWKHQLAGNLPVLNLPTDRARSPVTTFRGAKQTLAFPKVLRQAILELSQQESATLFMTLLAAFKTLLYRYTEREDILVGSPIANRNRKEIEGLIGFFVNTLVLRSNLGGNPSFRELLRRVRKVALEAYAHQDLPFEKLVELLHPERDLSHTPLFQVMFALQNFPLPAQQIPGLSWRVEEIDHKTAKFDLTLFVEDTGRELIGTVEYNTDLFNADTITRMLGHFSTLLEGIVENPDRAISDLPLLTEAERQQILINWNDTKTEFPSNVCIHKLFEAQVERTPDAIAVVCQDDKLTYRELNQRANQLAHYLQNLGVKPEVLVGICVERSLEMLVGLLGILKAGGAYVPLDPSYPKERLAFMLEDAKPPILLTQQRLLDRIPHHSAKVICLDRDWQEIAVTSCDNCLSNVSAENLAYVIYTSGSTGKPKGTLIQHQGLANYLNWCTQAYIVERGEGATVHSSISFDMTITGLFSPLLVGRSVELLPEDKGIESLAAALRNGSNFSLVKITPAQLELLSHQLSPQEAAGRTRAFIIGGENLLAQTTAFWQKYAPETMLINEYGPTETVVGCCVYQVTEKDRSGSIPIGRPIANTQLYILDRNLQPVPVGITGELYIGGAGVARGYLHRPELTSERFIANPFVAGERLYKTGDLARYRADGIIEYFGRIDHQVKIRGFRIELSEIEAVLSQHSKVRECAVLAKCDRLIAYAVLHPGENLTISELRTYLAEKLPEYMVPSALVTLDEMPLTVNGKVDRQALPVTESLRPELEVAYVSPQTELQQIIATIWQEVLRLKKVGIYDNFFDLGGHSLLIVQVHSRVQAKLEKNISMVEMFKYPTIESLAKHLSPQREEKPIFQEISDSAQKQRLALSRQKQLMKQVRWGNE
- a CDS encoding type I polyketide synthase, with the translated sequence MSEELESIAIVGMAGRFPGAKNVDEFWQNIRDGVESIEFFNDEELLDSGIEPEELQKPNYIKAGATLGDIDLFDAAFFGFSPREAEMTDPQHRLFLECAWEALENAGYNSETYPGRIGAFAGVGWNSYLFNNLYANREFIEAVGGHQTLMGNDKDFLTTRISYKLNLRGPSINVQTACSTSLVATSLACSSLLSYQCDMALAGGVSIFVPHKAGYLYREGGFLSPDGHCRAFDAKAQGTVIGNGVGIVVLKRLSDAIADGDCIHAVIKSATINNDGALKVGYTAPSVEGQTRAIAEAIALAGINPETISYIETHGTATPLGDPVEIAALTEAFSLYTNKTEFCAIGSVKTNIGHLDAAAGVAGLIKTVLALKNKQIPATLHFEKPNPEIDFDSSPFYVNTTLSEWKSNGVPRRAGVSSFGVGGTNAHVILEESPLEKPGRRVAGSQGKNYQLLVLSAKTNSALETATINLVDYLKQHQDLNLADVAYTLQVGRRAFNHRRTVVCRDIEDAIVALQDPKRVFTSIQETNSRPVAFMFPGLGTQYVNMARELYQVEPTFRKIFDRCCELFQPHLGLDLRDVLYSSENKLDKSSGFDLRKMLGRGEEKTDAATEKLNQTFLTQPAIFAVEYALAQLLIAWGIHPQATIGYSIGEYVAACLAEVFSLEEAITLVAKRAKTIQELPGGAMLAVPLSEQEVQPFLNDKLSLSAINGASLCVIAGAIDAIEELEQLLIDKGLACRRIVTSHAFHSYMMEAIAPSLRELVKTFNLKLPKIPYLSNVTGTWITAAEATNPDYWVKHLCQPVRFADGIQELWKKQHPILLEVGPGQTLCSLALQCIEGDKIALSSLRHSYDRQSDIAFLLNALGQLWLAGVQIDWSAVHGNENCHRLPLPTYPFERQRYWISAQKQTRLVPSLQPCFEEKNLSPSQEEGRIDRQAPRKSYVAPTNEIEERIAQLFQQLLGVEQVGINDNFFALGGHSLLGIQLISQLRKDFQIDLSLRPLFEAPTVAELALFIEEILLDELEKLPEEEVEVLVSVSQSQAPKFSSQRRYKLPNNLEIVYQTKAEADYFYEDIFQNRVYLKHGINLRDRAIIFDVGANIGMFTLFASQNCNNPTIYCFEPAPPLFEILRLNTTFYEINAKLFNFAISNEPKTATFTFYPNSSGMSSFYADKQEEKEVLKAIMLNQLENGMAGMEQVMEHADELLEERFKAQPFTCQLRTISEIISENNVERIDLLKIDVQKSELDVLQGIKENDWQKIQQIVIEVHDIEGRLQQVTNLLKNQGYRVEAEQEDLYEGSNIHNVYAIRNSGA
- a CDS encoding 3-hydroxyacyl-CoA dehydrogenase family protein, which produces MQVVGVVGAGVMGVGVAQNLAQTGHHVLLIDVSEVILERAKQEIKNNLRFQGFFKKSEPADRPDEILNRIKFSSDYQVLKEAEFVIENTTEKWEIKQDVYGKIDAICPKNSVFAANTSAIPITRIASVTKRADKVLGMHFMNPVPMKPMVEAIRGYHTSEETIATAKKLLAQMGKECIVVNDAPGFVSNRVLMLTINEAIFVLQDRVASAEEVDRIFKTCFGHKMGPLETADLIGLDTILYSIEVLYESFNDSKYRPSPLLKKMVDAGLHGRKSGQGFYTYN
- a CDS encoding acyl carrier protein, whose product is MQEISTKIKAFLSKFFRNYDLQPDEDIFAVGFVNSMFAMQLVLFIEQEFQIAIENEDLEFDNFRTIDAMTRLIDKKMVVLAGK
- a CDS encoding acyl-CoA dehydrogenase family protein; translated protein: MKLELTVQQKEDRSQFRAFVDAEIVPLANQCDREEHTPIQLIENLAKKGYLGAIIPKDFGGSGMDAIAYGLLNEEIGRGCSSLRSLLTVHNMVSHAILKWGNKQQKEYWLPKLATGEVIAAFALSEANVGSDAKSIETTATLDGDTYLLNGQKKWITYGQIADIFLVFAQCDGKPSAFLVEKNSPGLAIKPIFGMMGVKASMLAELHLDNCQIPAENIVGKPGFGFSYIAASALDYGRYSVAWGCVGIAQACLEASLQYTSQRKQFGVYLKEHQLIRQMITEMTANLKAARLLCYQAGYLKDTRDPKAILETSIAKYFASTIATKAANDAVQIHGANGCSSDYPVQRYLRDAKIMEIIEGSTQIQQITIADHAYQEYLIPSETLCVTSR
- a CDS encoding HAD-IIIC family phosphatase, with translation MTLTKNLPITNPTIDKTVIKCLVWDLDNTLWNGVLLEGDRITLKNQVIDIIQTLDNRGILQSIASKNDPEKAIAQLQDFGLHEYFIYPQINWNSKASSIQEIAKLLNIGTDAIAFIDDQPFELEEVNFSLPEVLCINASELEDLLQRDEMNPRFITEDSKKRRLMYISDLERQNAEKEFIGPQEEFLATLNMTFTISSAKEEDLQRAEELTVRTHQLNTTGYTYSYDELNHFRQSENHKLLIASLEDKFGSYGKIGLALVECQNSVWTIKLLLMSCRVMSRGVGTITLNYILSLAKQNNVRLRAEFVSNNRNRMMYVAYKFAGFKQIEKQGDLEILENDMTRIQPAPDYVKLQILG